Proteins from one Pontibacter korlensis genomic window:
- a CDS encoding glycoside hydrolase family 13 protein, which translates to MKDSNLQLMLHGNNISTMQPVFNYAGVEVKDVVKVNSPNYLFLNLNISGAKPGKFNIQLKQGNKTVHRYSYELKQRAAGSANRQGFTSSDVMYLITPDRFANGNPKNDSVKDMADKLNRNDRSGRHGGDIAGIIQNLDYIKDMGFTALWVNPVLENDQPKVSYHGYSTTDYYKVDPRFGSNEEYLELSKQAKQRDIKLVMDMVLNHIGSKHWWMDDLPTEDWLNFQDEYKTTNHRREAIQDPHASEYDYQLQTEGWFVESMPDLNQENELLATYLIQNTLWWIEYADLGGIRMDTYSYPDPEFMSEWTRRVMDEYPNFNIVGEEWSLNPAIVSYWQRGKKNYNGYVSYLPSLMDFPVQNAMVEALRDDEKSWDTGWLKLYNTLATDFLYPEPENLVVFPDNHDMDRIYTQLNQDADLTKQAIAYILTTRGIPQLYYGTEILMHNSEKGDHGIIRTDFPGGWSGDKVNAFTGKGLTKEQLDMQQYMKKLLNWRKDAKVIHTGKLTHYAPYKGVYVYFRHNGPEKVMVILNKNELPYELELEKFAPQLQGVKQTTDVISGKAYNLNQSKLALPIKAPLILELK; encoded by the coding sequence ATGAAAGATTCAAACCTGCAACTGATGCTGCACGGCAATAACATCAGTACTATGCAGCCTGTCTTCAATTACGCAGGTGTTGAAGTTAAAGATGTAGTCAAAGTAAACAGCCCTAACTACTTGTTCCTTAACTTAAATATTTCTGGTGCTAAACCAGGAAAGTTTAACATTCAGCTCAAGCAAGGCAACAAAACTGTTCACCGCTATTCATATGAGCTGAAGCAAAGGGCTGCCGGATCTGCTAATCGGCAAGGCTTCACAAGCTCAGATGTTATGTACCTGATTACTCCGGATCGTTTTGCCAACGGCAACCCTAAGAACGATTCTGTAAAGGATATGGCGGACAAGCTTAACCGCAACGACAGAAGTGGTAGGCATGGTGGTGACATTGCTGGTATCATCCAGAACTTGGACTATATAAAAGATATGGGCTTTACAGCGCTATGGGTGAACCCTGTACTCGAAAATGATCAGCCAAAAGTTTCTTACCACGGTTACTCTACCACAGACTATTATAAGGTGGACCCACGTTTTGGAAGCAATGAAGAGTACCTTGAGCTTTCTAAACAAGCAAAGCAACGTGATATAAAGTTGGTAATGGACATGGTTTTAAACCACATTGGCTCTAAGCACTGGTGGATGGATGACCTACCCACTGAAGATTGGTTGAACTTCCAGGATGAGTATAAAACCACCAACCACCGCCGCGAGGCCATTCAAGACCCGCATGCCTCTGAGTATGATTACCAGCTGCAAACAGAGGGCTGGTTTGTGGAATCGATGCCAGACCTGAACCAGGAAAATGAGCTTTTGGCAACATACCTTATCCAGAACACGCTGTGGTGGATAGAATATGCAGACTTGGGAGGTATAAGAATGGATACCTACTCCTATCCTGACCCGGAGTTTATGAGCGAATGGACCCGACGCGTAATGGACGAGTATCCTAACTTCAACATCGTGGGCGAAGAGTGGTCTTTAAACCCAGCCATTGTTTCTTACTGGCAGCGGGGCAAAAAGAATTACAACGGTTATGTGTCTTACCTACCAAGCCTGATGGACTTTCCTGTGCAGAATGCAATGGTTGAGGCTCTGCGAGACGATGAAAAGAGCTGGGACACTGGCTGGTTAAAGCTTTACAATACATTAGCAACCGATTTCCTGTACCCAGAGCCGGAGAACCTGGTAGTATTTCCTGACAACCACGACATGGACCGAATATACACCCAGCTTAACCAGGATGCAGATTTGACTAAACAAGCCATTGCCTATATTCTTACAACACGAGGCATTCCACAACTATACTATGGTACTGAGATTCTGATGCACAACAGCGAGAAAGGCGACCATGGTATTATCCGGACGGATTTTCCTGGGGGATGGTCTGGAGACAAGGTAAATGCTTTCACAGGCAAAGGCTTAACAAAGGAGCAGCTGGATATGCAGCAGTATATGAAGAAGCTACTTAACTGGCGAAAGGATGCGAAGGTAATCCATACAGGAAAACTGACGCACTACGCACCATACAAAGGTGTATATGTATACTTCCGCCACAACGGCCCTGAAAAAGTAATGGTTATCTTGAACAAGAACGAGCTGCCATATGAGTTGGAGCTGGAGAAGTTTGCTCCGCAACTGCAGGGCGTCAAACAAACCACCGATGTAATTTCGGGCAAGGCTTATAACCTTAACCAGTCAAAGTTAGCCTTACCGATCAAGGCACCTCTTATCCTGGAACTGAAATAG
- a CDS encoding cytochrome c oxidase subunit 3: MITEQRMNQDKKNQVNHKQRSAFKRIEKMHPIRMLLYLSMVGIGVLFFILVVAFARTGGFPEGQFELPKFFSISTVILLFSSYTISKVPRFYKKEKLKKMARYLSITLGLGVLFIGAQLIGWNEMSSSGVYFTGKSSGTYLYLISALHILHLLGGIIFLSFMVFKTIYVNSDGVRSLIFIRDPYRRLQLSMLNSYWHFMDFLWLGLYLVLLFVA, translated from the coding sequence ATGATAACGGAGCAGAGGATGAACCAGGATAAAAAGAATCAAGTAAACCATAAGCAGCGATCAGCCTTTAAGAGGATTGAGAAAATGCATCCTATCCGGATGCTGCTGTACCTAAGTATGGTTGGCATTGGTGTACTATTTTTCATTTTGGTAGTTGCCTTTGCCCGCACAGGAGGTTTCCCCGAAGGGCAGTTTGAACTGCCAAAGTTTTTTAGCATCAGCACTGTCATTCTCTTATTTAGCAGCTATACTATCTCTAAAGTTCCCAGATTTTACAAGAAGGAAAAGCTTAAAAAAATGGCCCGTTATCTTAGTATTACCTTGGGCTTAGGTGTACTGTTTATTGGAGCGCAACTAATAGGCTGGAATGAGATGTCGAGTTCGGGGGTATACTTTACTGGTAAGTCCTCAGGTACCTATCTTTATTTGATATCTGCTTTGCACATTCTCCACCTGTTAGGAGGCATCATCTTCCTGTCTTTCATGGTATTTAAGACCATATACGTAAACAGCGATGGAGTGCGTAGCCTCATTTTTATCCGCGACCCCTACAGGCGCCTTCAACTCTCTATGCTGAACAGCTACTGGCATTTTATGGATTTCCTCTGGCTCGGCCTTTACCTTGTTCTCCTTTTTGTTGCTTAA
- a CDS encoding RNA-guided endonuclease TnpB family protein, translating to MLRRFLQAGQGIPQVPQVRQYRSFTYKQGVKLHENTCTVQLPKIGKVKYRKSQDVQGVIRTGSVVKEADGWHVTLCCEVEIAPLPQTDSVVGLDVGIKSFVVTSDGVVVDNPKHLYRYQHQLRRAQRAVSRKKKGSSNRRKAAAKLARLHLKVSNTRKDFHHKLSTQLIRESQAIVVEQLQIQHMVQNHKLAKSISDAGWYQFVQMLEYKS from the coding sequence ATCCTACGAAGGTTTCTTCAAGCAGGGCAAGGGATTCCCCAGGTTCCCCAGGTTCGCCAGTATCGCTCCTTCACCTACAAGCAGGGGGTGAAGCTGCACGAGAATACCTGTACAGTCCAGCTACCTAAGATCGGGAAGGTGAAATACCGCAAGTCACAGGATGTGCAGGGGGTTATCAGGACAGGCAGCGTTGTCAAGGAAGCAGATGGGTGGCATGTGACCCTGTGCTGTGAGGTGGAGATAGCACCGCTTCCACAAACCGATAGCGTGGTAGGTTTGGATGTTGGTATAAAATCCTTCGTTGTCACGTCTGATGGTGTTGTTGTAGACAATCCTAAACACCTATACCGCTATCAGCACCAGTTAAGGAGAGCGCAACGTGCTGTATCGAGGAAGAAGAAAGGTAGTAGCAACAGGCGAAAGGCTGCCGCAAAGCTGGCCAGGTTGCACCTGAAAGTCAGCAACACCCGCAAGGACTTCCACCATAAACTCAGCACGCAACTCATTCGCGAGAGCCAAGCGATTGTTGTTGAACAGCTTCAAATACAGCATATGGTTCAGAACCACAAGTTAGCCAAATCAATATCGGACGCTGGATGGTATCAGTTCGTGCAGATGCTGGAATACAAGTCCTGA
- a CDS encoding outer membrane beta-barrel family protein has protein sequence MKSLHILIFLLLLSLTNQALAAKDGSLKGQVLDGRNQPLGFVNVAVVKAADSAVVTGAIADIEGRFVIATPSPGKYKLKISMVGYQTLLTAGFEITAASPGRDFGTLIMQEDAQLLQEVTVQAMRPTVVAYADKVVVSVENTALAGGSTAYEVLSKSPGVWVDQDGNIKLNGKAGVQIMINGKMSYLSGKELQNLLQSMSADNIKDLEIRANTSAKYDAEGGAGVININLKKHEGTGFNGSVYGGYRYSELHGYTAGAEINYKLKAWSSYATVDVAERTHFRTNLMQREFDGQKDSRLNQNIREEGTRFVPTMRFGTDYELNKNHSLGLLAGISIYKTEDNLRTKALLHNGDTAEDIFIDARNISKSANTNSTINLHYLGKLDTLGSILLFDLDYVRLKSQDRASFLNHWDSLGTDSFVLVEQLLTDNPNSYDIYSAKADFSKRIGKAGKLDLGAKVSHVVADNELQFYSVFDGKKTLNDTKSSHFIYKENIYAAYASYATQLGEKWKINAGLRAEQTKATGNSTTLNQKSERSYLDLFPSLSFQQTISNNYQINYSYNRSINRPRYGALNPFIFYLDPYTWVTGNTGLKPQYTNSFAVTQVVNQAYSFTLGYAVTKDYMTEIPEQDPEAKTTVFMQQNVEDLKTWNATLVAPIQVSVRWQMNNSATLAYQHFSKEIEDMTLENEQLTFSVQSSHHVQLPKEVRLELNAAYQGPVAYGMYHIDANWGIDAGLKRSFFNDKLDVGLSITDIFKTRRIKGGTNINGNIIASKQYTGSQSFRVNLRYRFSKGAEFKASKRNVNLDEVNRAGGN, from the coding sequence ATGAAATCTTTACACATTTTGATTTTCCTTTTACTTCTCAGCCTGACCAATCAGGCACTTGCGGCAAAGGATGGCTCCTTGAAAGGGCAGGTTTTGGATGGTAGAAATCAGCCCCTTGGTTTTGTTAATGTAGCCGTGGTTAAGGCTGCGGACAGTGCCGTAGTGACAGGGGCAATTGCCGATATAGAGGGACGCTTTGTAATTGCAACTCCGTCTCCTGGCAAGTATAAATTAAAGATCAGCATGGTCGGGTATCAAACATTACTAACTGCCGGGTTTGAGATTACTGCTGCGAGTCCTGGCAGAGACTTCGGTACGCTGATAATGCAAGAGGATGCACAGCTGCTGCAAGAGGTAACAGTCCAGGCCATGCGCCCAACAGTAGTAGCCTATGCCGATAAAGTTGTGGTTAGTGTTGAGAATACTGCACTTGCAGGTGGCAGTACCGCTTACGAAGTACTCTCCAAGTCTCCAGGTGTGTGGGTAGACCAGGACGGAAACATAAAGCTGAACGGTAAGGCCGGAGTACAAATCATGATCAACGGTAAAATGTCTTACCTAAGCGGAAAAGAGCTGCAAAACCTGCTACAGAGCATGTCAGCCGATAACATCAAGGATCTGGAGATTAGAGCAAACACTTCTGCTAAGTATGATGCTGAAGGTGGAGCCGGTGTCATTAACATCAACCTGAAAAAACATGAAGGGACAGGGTTTAATGGCAGTGTGTATGGTGGCTACAGGTACAGTGAGTTGCATGGTTACACGGCAGGGGCTGAGATCAACTATAAGCTTAAAGCCTGGAGTTCTTATGCTACTGTAGATGTTGCAGAAAGAACCCACTTCCGCACAAATCTAATGCAGCGTGAGTTTGATGGGCAAAAAGACAGCCGTTTGAACCAGAACATACGTGAAGAAGGTACTCGTTTTGTTCCAACCATGCGTTTCGGAACAGACTATGAGCTGAACAAAAACCACTCCCTGGGACTACTCGCAGGTATTTCTATTTATAAGACGGAGGATAATCTGAGAACAAAAGCACTGCTGCATAATGGTGACACAGCGGAGGATATCTTTATTGATGCACGAAATATTTCCAAGTCTGCTAATACCAACAGCACGATTAACCTACACTACCTAGGCAAGCTTGACACATTGGGATCAATCCTTTTGTTTGATCTGGACTATGTGAGGCTAAAGAGCCAAGATAGAGCATCCTTCCTGAACCATTGGGATAGCCTGGGCACCGACTCTTTCGTGTTGGTGGAGCAACTGTTAACTGATAACCCTAATAGCTACGATATATACTCTGCCAAAGCTGATTTCTCTAAACGGATAGGTAAGGCGGGCAAATTAGATCTGGGTGCCAAGGTTAGCCATGTGGTTGCTGATAATGAGCTACAGTTCTATAGTGTATTTGATGGCAAAAAAACATTGAATGATACTAAAAGCAGCCATTTCATCTATAAAGAGAACATTTACGCGGCATACGCTTCTTATGCAACACAGCTAGGAGAGAAGTGGAAAATAAATGCCGGCTTACGTGCTGAGCAGACAAAGGCCACAGGAAACTCAACTACTTTAAATCAGAAGTCTGAAAGATCGTACCTCGACTTGTTCCCAAGCCTTTCTTTTCAACAGACGATAAGCAACAACTACCAGATCAATTACAGCTACAACAGAAGTATAAACAGGCCACGCTATGGCGCCCTGAACCCCTTCATATTTTACCTGGACCCATATACCTGGGTTACTGGCAACACAGGCTTAAAGCCGCAGTATACTAACTCTTTTGCAGTAACACAGGTAGTAAATCAAGCCTACAGTTTTACACTTGGCTATGCTGTCACTAAAGATTACATGACTGAGATTCCCGAGCAGGATCCTGAAGCTAAAACAACAGTTTTTATGCAGCAGAATGTAGAGGACCTGAAAACATGGAACGCGACACTGGTGGCACCTATACAGGTTTCCGTGAGATGGCAGATGAACAACAGTGCTACTCTTGCTTACCAGCACTTTAGCAAAGAAATAGAAGACATGACGCTGGAAAATGAGCAGCTCACATTCTCTGTGCAATCGAGCCACCATGTTCAATTGCCTAAAGAAGTACGGCTGGAGCTAAATGCTGCTTATCAGGGTCCCGTAGCCTATGGTATGTATCATATCGATGCTAATTGGGGTATAGATGCTGGTTTGAAGCGATCCTTCTTTAATGATAAACTGGATGTTGGCTTAAGTATAACGGACATCTTTAAGACACGCAGAATTAAGGGCGGTACGAACATCAATGGGAACATTATAGCCTCCAAACAATACACAGGTTCACAAAGCTTCAGGGTAAATCTTCGCTATCGTTTTAGTAAGGGGGCAGAGTTCAAAGCTAGTAAGAGGAACGTTAATCTAGACGAGGTAAATAGAGCAGGAGGTAATTGA
- a CDS encoding zinc ribbon domain-containing protein, giving the protein MDGISSCRCWNTSPEWYGRELVKVAPNHTSQDCWVCGWRNTDLKLSDRYWTQS; this is encoded by the coding sequence CTGGATGGTATCAGTTCGTGCAGATGCTGGAATACAAGTCCTGAGTGGTATGGTCGGGAGCTTGTGAAGGTAGCCCCAAACCATACTTCTCAGGATTGCTGGGTTTGTGGTTGGCGTAACACCGACCTGAAACTATCAGACAGGTATTGGACCCAGAGCTAA
- a CDS encoding gliding motility-associated C-terminal domain-containing protein: MQHRILLLFFLFVCTSLTASATHIVGGEFEMQHVSGYNYKLNLNLYFDVVNGSPGARDNYVSVNIFSKANNRYISRQNLPLTSSNRVPYTNIDCTVGQLVTDKLIYSSNIYLDPSIYNDPAGYYVTWERCCRNSTINNIIRPQDAAQVFYMEFPPVIKTGQFFQNSSPILFPPLSDYACVGELFYFEFNGTDPDGDSLVYDMVTPLNGYTTPAMPAYYYTLAFPPAYSTPPMPAPYATIRWLTGYNTENQIQGSPAIDIDKQSGLLTMRPSQKGLFVFGIRVQEYRNGVKLGEVRRDFQVLVLDCPKNQTPVVVAQEQGKKNLYQEGQVIRINSSDTNRCLNVLFTDPDRGEYVELRARPVNFSSNQYSFSGATRGTINQASSQDTLSATVCFNECFNTEGKVYMIDFIVKDDGCSLPRQDTVRVSFVIEPAPDAPPSISLSTNRRVFEVQEGDRISFDVLGLDPDEDIVSLTAQGRDFDVASEQINFENTSAPGEVSSPFSWDIGCETLKKENYTLDFVVKSMVCDKEITRTETIEVRTRSDNNEPTIGSDQAVTTIELVVGQPFTANVFGRDIDLDMLTLSAAGEGYTLEQYGMVFNSSTGAGEADGIFTWTPTCEAFQNNNLRVKFTLAEDACDSSPDKELTLEFVVKTQNSAPTLTSDQSLNAFTLQLNEAFEANFDGLDIDLNNLIITAEGDGFNLADYGMQFTGTNGAGQAKGLFTWTAICPASEDEVLRVNFLLQEDACDPRPQRITMEFKVETPKVADYIPPNIFTPNGDGKNDFFEIPGLPPEFCSATFTSISIFNRWGREVYRSTNSNFKWDGSAVNDGVYFYVIDYGTTSYKGSVTLLR; this comes from the coding sequence ATGCAGCACCGTATACTACTCCTGTTCTTCTTGTTTGTTTGCACCTCCCTTACAGCAAGTGCCACGCATATTGTGGGCGGAGAATTTGAGATGCAACACGTGAGTGGCTATAACTACAAGCTCAACCTTAATCTCTATTTCGATGTAGTGAATGGTAGTCCGGGAGCCCGCGATAACTACGTTTCAGTAAACATCTTCAGCAAAGCTAACAATAGATATATATCCCGGCAAAACCTGCCTCTTACCAGCTCTAATAGGGTACCTTACACCAACATAGATTGTACCGTTGGTCAACTGGTTACAGATAAGTTAATTTATAGTTCAAATATATACTTAGACCCGAGCATTTATAATGATCCTGCCGGATATTATGTAACTTGGGAAAGATGTTGCCGCAATAGTACCATCAACAATATTATTCGCCCACAGGACGCTGCACAGGTGTTCTATATGGAGTTTCCGCCTGTAATCAAAACTGGTCAGTTCTTTCAGAACTCCTCTCCTATTCTTTTTCCTCCTTTAAGTGATTATGCCTGCGTAGGTGAGCTGTTTTACTTTGAGTTTAACGGTACAGACCCAGATGGTGACTCTCTGGTCTATGACATGGTTACGCCATTGAATGGATATACTACTCCAGCCATGCCAGCCTATTATTATACCTTGGCGTTTCCACCAGCTTATAGTACACCTCCAATGCCAGCTCCGTATGCCACCATACGCTGGTTAACCGGTTACAACACCGAGAACCAAATACAAGGCAGCCCGGCTATCGACATTGACAAGCAATCTGGGTTGCTAACTATGCGGCCATCGCAGAAAGGATTGTTCGTGTTTGGTATTAGGGTTCAGGAGTACCGGAATGGGGTAAAACTGGGCGAAGTGCGTCGAGATTTCCAGGTACTGGTGCTTGACTGCCCTAAAAACCAAACACCTGTTGTCGTGGCTCAGGAGCAAGGTAAAAAGAACCTCTACCAAGAAGGACAGGTAATACGCATCAACTCTTCGGACACAAACCGCTGCCTTAACGTCTTATTCACTGACCCAGACAGAGGGGAATACGTGGAGCTACGTGCAAGGCCGGTAAATTTCTCTTCTAACCAATACTCCTTTTCAGGTGCCACAAGAGGCACAATAAATCAGGCTTCTAGTCAGGATACATTAAGTGCCACAGTATGCTTTAACGAGTGCTTTAACACCGAGGGGAAAGTATACATGATCGACTTTATAGTGAAAGATGATGGCTGTAGTCTCCCGCGCCAAGATACTGTTAGGGTAAGCTTCGTGATCGAGCCAGCACCCGATGCACCTCCTTCCATTTCACTTTCAACGAACAGGCGTGTTTTCGAGGTGCAGGAAGGGGACCGTATTAGCTTTGATGTCCTAGGTCTAGACCCGGATGAAGATATTGTTTCGCTGACTGCACAAGGAAGAGACTTTGATGTAGCGTCTGAACAAATCAACTTCGAGAATACAAGTGCACCTGGTGAGGTTAGCTCTCCTTTTAGCTGGGATATAGGCTGTGAAACCTTGAAGAAGGAAAACTATACTTTAGACTTTGTCGTCAAGAGTATGGTTTGTGATAAAGAGATAACCAGAACCGAAACTATAGAGGTTAGGACCAGGTCGGACAACAATGAACCTACCATAGGTTCTGATCAAGCCGTAACTACCATCGAACTTGTGGTTGGCCAGCCTTTTACGGCGAATGTATTCGGCCGTGATATAGACCTGGACATGCTTACTCTTTCTGCAGCAGGCGAAGGTTATACTTTGGAGCAATACGGAATGGTCTTTAACAGCTCAACCGGAGCTGGAGAAGCAGATGGCATTTTCACCTGGACGCCGACCTGTGAAGCATTTCAGAACAACAACCTGCGGGTAAAGTTTACGCTGGCAGAAGATGCCTGCGACTCCTCACCTGACAAGGAGCTGACACTGGAATTTGTAGTGAAGACGCAAAACAGTGCACCAACACTTACCTCTGATCAGTCTCTTAATGCCTTTACACTTCAGTTGAACGAAGCCTTCGAGGCTAACTTTGATGGCTTAGACATTGACTTGAATAACCTGATCATAACTGCGGAAGGTGACGGGTTCAACTTAGCTGATTATGGAATGCAGTTTACCGGCACAAATGGAGCTGGGCAGGCGAAAGGCCTTTTTACCTGGACAGCTATTTGCCCTGCTTCTGAGGATGAGGTGCTACGCGTAAACTTCTTACTCCAGGAGGATGCATGTGATCCTAGACCGCAACGTATCACGATGGAGTTTAAAGTGGAAACACCTAAGGTGGCAGACTACATACCACCCAATATTTTTACCCCAAATGGAGATGGCAAAAACGACTTCTTTGAGATTCCTGGTCTGCCTCCAGAGTTCTGCTCTGCCACTTTTACCAGCATTAGTATCTTTAACCGCTGGGGCCGCGAAGTATACAGGAGTACAAACAGTAACTTTAAATGGGATGGAAGCGCTGTAAATGACGGTGTTTACTTCTACGTCATCGACTATGGCACTACATCCTATAAAGGAAGTGTAACGTTACTACGCTAG
- a CDS encoding mechanosensitive ion channel family protein, with amino-acid sequence MNDILEREFFHNSLQTYLILIAFIIIGVALINFFKNSVLTRVARLTEKTSSNFDNHLIESIDRFGVPALYIALVFAALDYLALPVRVNNIIQFATTVALTILAIQFVSNTILLLLRSYVGRQENGEEKVKQLGGVILVINIIVWGIGLLTLLDNLGYDVTTVVAGLGIGGIAVALAAQNILGDLFNYFVIFFDRPFEVGDFIIIDDKMGVVDKIGVKTTRIKSLSGEQLVFANSDLTNSRIHNYKQMQQRRVVFKINVIYQTSYEQVKTIPGLLRQIVEEQQLTRFDRAHFASYGDSSLDFEVVYYVLSSDYNVYMDTQQSINLRIFEEFQHRGIEFAYPTRTLFVVNDEQNHQQ; translated from the coding sequence ATGAATGACATTTTGGAAAGGGAATTTTTTCACAACTCTCTACAGACATACTTGATTTTGATAGCCTTCATTATTATTGGTGTTGCGCTCATCAACTTTTTTAAAAACAGTGTCTTAACACGTGTTGCTCGACTTACCGAGAAAACCAGCTCAAACTTTGATAACCACCTTATAGAAAGTATAGATCGCTTTGGTGTACCTGCACTCTATATAGCTTTAGTCTTTGCGGCACTAGATTACCTGGCTCTTCCTGTAAGGGTTAACAACATTATACAGTTTGCCACTACAGTAGCCCTTACCATTCTGGCAATACAGTTTGTATCTAATACTATTCTGCTCTTGCTACGCTCCTACGTTGGCCGGCAAGAAAACGGCGAAGAAAAAGTTAAACAATTAGGTGGTGTCATACTGGTCATTAACATAATTGTCTGGGGCATTGGCTTACTTACGTTACTCGATAACCTTGGCTATGATGTTACGACAGTCGTGGCTGGTTTAGGTATTGGTGGTATAGCTGTGGCCTTAGCCGCTCAGAACATACTTGGCGACCTTTTCAACTACTTTGTAATCTTCTTCGATAGGCCATTTGAGGTTGGGGATTTCATTATTATAGATGATAAGATGGGAGTAGTAGATAAGATCGGAGTTAAAACAACCCGCATCAAAAGCTTATCTGGAGAACAGCTGGTGTTTGCAAATTCAGACCTTACAAACTCCCGGATCCACAATTATAAGCAGATGCAGCAACGCCGGGTGGTCTTTAAGATCAATGTGATTTATCAAACTTCCTATGAGCAGGTAAAAACCATTCCAGGTTTGTTGCGGCAAATTGTGGAAGAGCAGCAGCTTACCCGCTTCGACAGAGCTCATTTTGCCTCCTATGGTGATTCCAGCCTCGACTTTGAGGTAGTTTATTATGTGCTATCATCTGACTACAATGTCTATATGGATACACAGCAAAGCATTAACCTGCGCATATTTGAGGAGTTTCAGCACAGAGGAATTGAGTTCGCCTATCCTACCCGTACCCTCTTTGTTGTTAATGATGAGCAGAACCATCAGCAATAG
- a CDS encoding helix-turn-helix domain-containing protein, with protein sequence MVQHSFTFVGFDLTLCSTACTCRLLPLLQQTCPAPGKAPEEPVNQIKTYRFKLKPTRAQAQTFAQWLGSCRYVYNLCLDYKRQLYSNHQLSISKNQMQQELSAIARDVEWIGCVHSLDTAGSDR encoded by the coding sequence GTGGTGCAGCATTCCTTCACTTTTGTTGGGTTCGATCTTACCCTATGTTCTACCGCCTGCACTTGCCGGCTGTTACCTTTGCTGCAGCAAACATGCCCTGCACCGGGCAAGGCGCCAGAAGAACCAGTGAACCAGATCAAGACATACCGTTTCAAACTCAAACCCACCAGGGCGCAGGCACAGACTTTCGCCCAGTGGCTCGGTTCGTGCCGGTATGTCTACAACCTGTGTCTGGACTACAAGAGGCAACTCTACTCGAACCACCAGCTTTCCATCAGCAAGAACCAGATGCAGCAAGAGCTCTCTGCTATCGCCAGGGACGTGGAATGGATCGGGTGCGTGCACTCTTTAGACACTGCAGGAAGTGACCGATAG
- a CDS encoding DUF4920 domain-containing protein — MKKNLCLLLAIALLQGCNQKQPIAEEGTIEQAANTSTTYGAAFEEENVIPASELVKAVADKDSLQATVAAEIKESCQAKGCWMDVKLADSSNMKVTFRDYGFFVPLENLEGRQVVFTGTAKREVISVEDQRHYAKDAGKSEAEIAAITAPKEELRFIADGIILK, encoded by the coding sequence ATGAAAAAAAATCTCTGTCTTTTACTTGCAATTGCTCTACTACAAGGTTGTAATCAGAAGCAGCCTATAGCAGAGGAAGGAACAATAGAACAAGCAGCCAACACTAGCACTACGTATGGGGCCGCCTTCGAAGAAGAAAATGTGATTCCTGCCTCTGAGCTGGTAAAGGCTGTAGCTGACAAAGACTCTTTACAGGCTACCGTAGCGGCAGAGATAAAGGAAAGCTGCCAGGCCAAGGGCTGTTGGATGGATGTTAAGCTTGCCGATAGCAGCAACATGAAAGTTACCTTCCGCGACTATGGTTTCTTTGTACCGTTAGAGAACCTGGAGGGGCGACAAGTGGTGTTTACAGGAACGGCAAAGAGAGAGGTAATTTCAGTAGAAGACCAGCGTCATTATGCTAAGGATGCCGGAAAATCGGAGGCTGAGATTGCTGCCATAACAGCACCTAAAGAAGAGCTTCGTTTTATTGCAGACGGAATTATACTCAAGTAG